The Paenibacillus sp. MBLB1832 genome has a window encoding:
- a CDS encoding alpha/beta hydrolase produces the protein MDVAKEWEILQIDKLEKRIYRRIADVELRLLVMEPKEPADSPRPCLVFIHGGGFTGGKPEMLLPQCRYFTRLGYVCVSVEYRLIQMEGEFPTGDSIKLEDCIVDCKEAVRYVRSHAHQWNVDANRIGLIGESAGGYLACAVTTLIHIEDTTTSPSVSCVPNVLVAYNPITHLLCGWKARLHYNFIGEDSAEGWLMKHQQARNLSPLVYLSAEHPPTLNIHGLMDSVVPPEHSAEYAERLRELGVTVRLELLPASKHAFALFNYTATEDEIARTLNITREFLSSILL, from the coding sequence ATGGATGTAGCAAAAGAATGGGAGATTCTACAAATAGACAAGCTAGAAAAAAGGATATATCGCAGGATTGCCGATGTGGAACTGCGTCTTTTGGTGATGGAGCCTAAAGAGCCTGCAGATTCTCCTCGTCCCTGCCTCGTCTTCATTCATGGGGGCGGCTTTACAGGCGGCAAGCCTGAGATGCTTTTGCCACAATGCCGCTATTTTACGAGGCTTGGGTATGTGTGCGTTTCAGTCGAGTACCGTCTAATTCAGATGGAAGGTGAGTTCCCCACAGGAGACAGTATTAAGTTGGAAGATTGTATTGTCGATTGCAAAGAAGCTGTGCGTTATGTGCGCAGCCATGCCCACCAGTGGAACGTTGACGCGAACAGAATCGGACTAATTGGTGAATCGGCGGGGGGCTACTTGGCTTGCGCTGTGACCACGCTAATTCATATAGAGGACACTACGACAAGCCCTTCTGTTTCCTGCGTGCCAAATGTACTGGTTGCGTATAATCCCATAACTCATTTGCTATGCGGGTGGAAGGCAAGATTACATTACAATTTTATCGGCGAGGATAGTGCCGAGGGGTGGTTAATGAAGCACCAACAGGCTCGCAATTTGTCTCCGCTTGTGTATTTGTCGGCTGAGCACCCACCCACGCTAAACATCCATGGTCTTATGGATTCAGTTGTACCTCCAGAGCATAGTGCAGAATACGCCGAGCGGCTTCGGGAGCTAGGGGTAACGGTTAGGCTGGAACTACTGCCCGCAAGTAAACATGCATTTGCCTTATTCAATTACACAGCGACAGAAGATGAAATTGCCCGTACGCTGAACATAACAAGAGAGTTCCTGTCTTCCATACTCCTCTGA
- a CDS encoding DUF5703 domain-containing protein, whose protein sequence is MYSKHDVIWETPSSGSKGSMPLGNGDVGVNVWVEENSDLQMLIAKTDAWDENGRLVKLGKVCIKASGQVWNTRQFQQCLRLEEGEITVSIDEAGKQLRYRVRVDAHHSVIRIEVDADQEVGLAVSTEPWRMERREITGIELHSAYGLNGGPERVFAEPDTILPEDEDKLICYHRNERSVWPENMRLQSIPYEDGSFRDPLLHRTFGVMAKGDGLLRSSLMTLSSAVPGNKYCIELHALCSQTDTAEEWVRQIEMSAAVCESTPLETSREKHRDWWQDFWQRSWIDSDDESLQTILSGYTLQRYMHACSGRGAFPIKFNGSIFTIGNMV, encoded by the coding sequence ATGTATAGCAAGCATGATGTTATTTGGGAAACGCCTAGCAGCGGTTCCAAGGGCTCGATGCCGCTCGGTAACGGCGATGTCGGAGTGAATGTATGGGTCGAAGAAAATAGCGATTTGCAGATGTTGATTGCAAAGACGGACGCGTGGGACGAGAACGGCAGGCTGGTAAAGCTGGGGAAAGTTTGCATTAAGGCATCGGGACAAGTCTGGAACACCCGGCAATTCCAGCAATGTCTGCGGTTGGAGGAAGGGGAGATTACCGTTTCGATCGACGAAGCTGGCAAGCAGCTTCGTTACCGCGTAAGGGTAGATGCTCATCATTCGGTCATACGCATTGAAGTGGATGCGGATCAGGAAGTGGGGCTGGCTGTTTCAACAGAACCTTGGCGAATGGAGCGGCGCGAAATAACGGGCATCGAATTGCATAGTGCATACGGGCTTAATGGAGGCCCAGAGCGTGTCTTCGCTGAACCTGATACCATTCTGCCTGAGGATGAGGACAAACTTATCTGTTATCACCGCAATGAAAGATCCGTCTGGCCGGAGAACATGCGTCTGCAAAGTATCCCGTATGAGGACGGTTCCTTCCGTGATCCATTGCTGCATCGTACCTTCGGGGTGATGGCAAAAGGAGACGGATTGCTCCGGAGTAGCCTGATGACGCTCAGTTCTGCAGTGCCAGGTAACAAATATTGCATTGAATTACATGCACTTTGCTCACAGACAGATACTGCCGAGGAATGGGTAAGGCAGATCGAAATGTCCGCTGCGGTCTGCGAGTCGACACCGCTCGAAACGAGCCGCGAGAAGCATCGTGATTGGTGGCAGGATTTTTGGCAGCGGAGTTGGATCGATTCGGACGACGAGTCGTTGCAGACCATCCTAAGCGGCTACACGCTGCAAAGGTATATGCATGCTTGCAGCGGAAGGGGTGCTTTTCCGATCAAGTTTAACGGTTCGATCTTTACGATTGGAAACATGGTTTGA
- a CDS encoding SGNH/GDSL hydrolase family protein, giving the protein MVQLEQNEWCDFWWQEAPQQNKKRVLLVGDSISRAYRPYVNEKLKGEIYVDQLSSSRALDNSALLIELDYMLKLNESKYHGIHFNNGLHGMHLSADQYEHHLEKVIQHIIAQIDAEKMILAFSTPVTITDVPTELDSKLNHIVIDRNKAMERLAHKYQLQINDLYTPMLGKSEYRVNDGYHYNALGDKALAEIVVSSILKSMDK; this is encoded by the coding sequence ATGGTTCAGCTTGAACAAAATGAATGGTGCGATTTTTGGTGGCAAGAAGCACCGCAACAGAACAAAAAAAGAGTATTGTTGGTAGGAGATTCGATTTCGAGAGCTTATCGTCCTTATGTGAATGAGAAGCTTAAAGGTGAAATTTATGTGGATCAGCTTTCTTCCTCACGGGCATTGGATAATTCCGCCCTTTTAATTGAATTGGACTACATGCTTAAGCTAAACGAAAGTAAGTATCATGGTATTCATTTTAACAATGGATTGCATGGCATGCATTTATCTGCGGACCAGTATGAGCATCATTTGGAAAAGGTGATTCAGCATATTATCGCTCAAATCGACGCTGAAAAAATGATTTTGGCGTTCTCGACGCCAGTGACAATTACGGACGTTCCAACTGAATTAGACAGTAAATTAAATCATATCGTCATCGATCGCAACAAAGCAATGGAACGATTAGCCCATAAATATCAATTGCAAATCAATGATTTATATACACCAATGCTTGGCAAAAGCGAATATAGGGTGAATGATGGTTATCATTACAATGCGTTGGGTGATAAAGCATTAGCAGAAATTGTAGTAAGCTCAATATTAAAAAGTATGGACAAATAG
- a CDS encoding aldo/keto reductase — MEYTTFGKTSLKVSKLGLGGAPLAGDFGKTDEAEVQRLIHEAIGSGVNFIDTAPKYGNGESERRIGKALKGLRDQIVIASKATRFDMSYDYETTIRSVEESLQRLETDYIDILQIHDVEKQSYEIIVNETIPALEKLREDGKIRFLGVSTRDLPLMLAYMKTVKFDAIQFYARYMLIDHTAKDEVMPLANEMGIGVINGSVLGLGMLADAPAHFLEEDVRTKSLNRIEQLAFLRKTEPKGLVEPAMRFSLSNPDIHVTLTGTASLQSLRTNLSFCDGKGLEPEELQKVYGLFQGQPLFDYRNSYSLKL; from the coding sequence ATGGAGTATACGACTTTCGGTAAAACGAGTCTCAAAGTATCTAAGCTTGGTCTGGGTGGAGCTCCGCTTGCAGGAGATTTCGGTAAGACAGATGAAGCCGAAGTGCAACGATTAATTCATGAGGCAATCGGTTCTGGCGTCAATTTCATTGATACTGCGCCTAAATACGGCAACGGAGAATCGGAGCGACGTATCGGCAAAGCGCTTAAAGGACTCAGAGATCAAATTGTCATAGCATCTAAGGCAACGCGATTCGACATGAGTTACGATTACGAAACGACCATTCGATCTGTGGAAGAAAGCCTGCAAAGGCTGGAAACAGATTATATTGATATTTTGCAAATTCATGATGTGGAAAAGCAGTCTTACGAGATAATTGTGAACGAGACGATACCGGCTCTGGAGAAACTGCGAGAAGACGGGAAAATCCGTTTTCTCGGTGTGTCGACGAGGGATCTACCTTTGATGTTGGCCTATATGAAAACTGTGAAATTTGACGCGATTCAATTTTACGCGCGATATATGCTCATCGATCATACGGCTAAAGATGAGGTAATGCCGCTTGCTAATGAGATGGGAATAGGTGTCATTAATGGCAGCGTCCTTGGTTTAGGCATGCTGGCCGATGCGCCTGCTCACTTCTTGGAAGAAGATGTTCGAACGAAATCTTTAAATCGGATTGAGCAATTGGCTTTTCTACGTAAGACGGAGCCGAAAGGGCTGGTGGAGCCTGCTATGCGATTCAGTTTAAGTAACCCTGACATTCATGTCACTCTTACTGGGACGGCTTCGCTCCAATCGCTGCGCACAAATTTATCATTTTGTGATGGAAAGGGCTTGGAGCCCGAAGAACTTCAAAAAGTATATGGGCTATTTCAAGGCCAACCGTTGTTTGATTACAGGAACAGCTACTCTTTGAAACTTTGA
- a CDS encoding DUF5703 domain-containing protein codes for MLKHKIITTSKKIVSSLDSDIQAKLDSYNVAFSAPSTIGSAGSMPIGNGDITLNVWTEVNGDLLFYIGKSDTWSEATRLLKLGRVRVKITPNPFATDHQFSQILKLRQGEILITAGPVGQQVTLRAWVDAYQPVIRVEATGEQPFQIEATTEIWRDTVISMNDSTKHSYYGIASSGLTPNPSESADQVLPRTNEILWYHRNNTSLYYQKTLDAQHLGDLVSTHPDPYVNSTFGAIMKGTNMVSISNTTLRSSSNGTNFVLSVYPYTATTNTVDTWESQLNTIITNIEATDIATARNNHINWWDSFWGRSWVFVTGDADATIVTRGYLLQRFMEAIQGRGKYPIKFNGGTINFDFEDQNADYRLWGPPIWWQNTRLLYWPMLASGDYDMMLPLFNMYKKMLNLQMDVTKHYYNHEGAFFPEVTNFYGLSNIDNFQHNSPIPNPTNEAKNPHIKYYWQGGIELSAMMLEYFEYTKDHAFASNTLIPIAEQVVKFYDQHYPRENGIIKINPAQILETYGTDVANPTPELAGLRAILPKLLALPTTITTQAQRDEWQNCLNALPPIPLGTNANSETIIKPAESYSTANRTNEENGDQYAIFPYKIYGLGKPDLDIAIRSFNEREFQTGATITDCWHYDSILAAYLGLTAKAKEEMIIKFKSYSSLTDFPAFWNKMDWIPDLDNGAVAMNALQTMILQNNNNEIRILPSWPSSWNVDFKLHATGNTTVRGKYENGEITLLQATPADRLVDVIYPVKTARSR; via the coding sequence ATGTTAAAACATAAGATTATAACGACTTCAAAAAAGATAGTTTCTTCGTTGGATTCCGACATTCAAGCCAAATTGGACAGCTACAATGTTGCCTTCTCGGCTCCAAGCACAATTGGCTCAGCGGGTTCTATGCCTATTGGAAATGGCGATATTACTTTAAATGTATGGACGGAAGTTAATGGGGATCTTTTGTTCTATATAGGAAAATCAGACACTTGGAGCGAAGCGACTCGACTATTAAAATTGGGAAGGGTGCGTGTTAAAATTACACCTAACCCATTCGCTACAGATCATCAATTCTCGCAGATCTTGAAACTACGTCAAGGAGAGATCCTAATAACTGCCGGACCGGTAGGCCAACAGGTTACCCTCAGGGCTTGGGTGGATGCCTATCAGCCTGTAATTAGAGTTGAGGCAACAGGAGAGCAACCTTTTCAGATCGAAGCAACTACAGAGATATGGCGCGATACTGTTATCTCTATGAACGATTCAACGAAGCATAGTTATTACGGAATAGCTAGCTCTGGACTTACACCAAATCCTTCGGAGAGTGCTGATCAGGTATTGCCAAGAACCAATGAAATACTATGGTATCACAGGAATAACACCAGTCTATATTACCAAAAGACACTTGATGCTCAACACTTAGGCGACTTAGTAAGTACACACCCCGATCCTTATGTTAACTCGACATTTGGGGCTATCATGAAAGGCACCAATATGGTTTCCATTAGTAACACAACGCTTCGTTCAAGTTCTAACGGGACTAATTTTGTGCTTTCCGTTTATCCCTATACGGCAACCACAAACACAGTAGACACTTGGGAAAGCCAGCTTAATACCATCATTACCAATATTGAAGCCACAGATATAGCAACGGCGCGTAACAACCATATTAACTGGTGGGATTCGTTCTGGGGCAGGAGTTGGGTCTTTGTAACAGGTGACGCGGATGCAACCATAGTAACAAGGGGTTACCTGTTGCAGAGGTTTATGGAAGCTATCCAAGGAAGAGGAAAATATCCAATTAAGTTTAACGGAGGTACAATTAATTTCGATTTTGAAGATCAGAATGCAGACTATAGGCTCTGGGGTCCGCCCATATGGTGGCAGAATACAAGGCTTTTGTATTGGCCAATGCTTGCATCTGGTGATTATGATATGATGCTTCCGCTATTTAATATGTATAAGAAAATGCTCAACCTGCAAATGGACGTCACTAAGCACTATTACAACCATGAAGGTGCATTCTTTCCTGAAGTCACAAATTTTTATGGATTATCCAATATTGATAACTTTCAGCACAATTCTCCGATCCCGAATCCGACTAATGAGGCGAAGAATCCTCATATTAAATATTATTGGCAGGGGGGCATAGAACTTTCTGCAATGATGCTGGAATATTTCGAGTATACGAAGGATCATGCATTTGCTTCCAATACGCTTATTCCGATAGCTGAGCAAGTGGTGAAATTCTATGATCAGCACTATCCGCGAGAGAATGGGATAATAAAGATTAATCCCGCACAGATTTTGGAAACGTATGGGACTGATGTTGCTAATCCTACTCCAGAGTTAGCCGGCCTTAGAGCTATTCTGCCCAAATTACTTGCACTACCTACAACCATTACAACACAAGCGCAAAGAGATGAATGGCAAAACTGTTTGAATGCCTTGCCACCAATTCCTCTTGGGACTAACGCTAATTCAGAGACTATTATCAAACCAGCCGAATCCTACTCTACAGCAAATCGTACTAACGAAGAGAACGGTGATCAATATGCTATATTTCCCTATAAAATATACGGACTTGGGAAGCCTGATCTAGATATTGCTATTAGATCTTTTAACGAACGTGAATTTCAAACTGGAGCAACAATAACGGATTGCTGGCATTATGATTCCATACTTGCTGCTTATCTTGGACTAACAGCCAAAGCCAAGGAGGAAATGATTATAAAATTCAAAAGTTATTCGTCTCTTACAGATTTTCCAGCATTTTGGAATAAAATGGACTGGATACCTGATTTGGATAATGGCGCTGTGGCCATGAACGCTTTGCAGACAATGATTTTGCAAAATAATAATAATGAAATCAGAATTTTACCATCCTGGCCGTCTAGTTGGAATGTAGATTTTAAATTACATGCTACAGGCAACACTACGGTAAGGGGGAAATATGAAAATGGGGAAATAACCCTATTGCAAGCAACTCCTGCTGACCGTCTGGTAGATGTCATATATCCTGTCAAAACTGCTAGGAGTAGATGA
- a CDS encoding LamG domain-containing protein produces MGMWVNTTSTANNQYLFGGWNDGPGVQFSMNVGSSTGKINLYHSSFGRINSATSVNDGKWHLVTWRYAKNGTFKIYIDGNEEASANFGTINWNSWYWIISASGSSKSNGFIGSIDDVRIYSRVLSPSEIHDLSIQ; encoded by the coding sequence ATGGGTATGTGGGTCAACACGACCTCGACGGCGAATAATCAGTATTTGTTCGGGGGATGGAATGATGGTCCAGGCGTGCAATTTTCAATGAATGTCGGTTCATCAACTGGAAAAATAAACTTATATCACAGTTCGTTCGGAAGAATTAACTCTGCGACAAGCGTAAATGACGGGAAGTGGCATTTGGTGACGTGGAGATATGCAAAGAATGGTACTTTTAAAATCTATATTGACGGGAACGAAGAAGCATCGGCAAATTTCGGAACGATAAATTGGAACAGCTGGTATTGGATTATCAGCGCTTCGGGGTCATCCAAATCAAATGGTTTTATCGGTTCAATAGATGATGTTAGAATCTACAGTCGAGTTTTAAGTCCGTCTGAAATTCATGATTTATCTATTCAATAA
- a CDS encoding alpha-L-fucosidase: MTSTKGNHGNAVQDQHQLIGAASSQIEGTYASNSHSGAQWFKDAGLGLFIHWGISSVHGDSDLSWGMIADTPWDSNPHRVKPSDYFKLAEQFQPDSYDPDLWLKPAADAGFTYAVLTTRHHDGYAMWPSRFGEYGTRTHMNSRDLVRPFVESCRRNNLKVGLYYSPPDWYYNREYMSFGYKHRKGEGPALGLEHEPIELPAKPDGWDEQFQQYVRGQIIELLTEYGQVDIIWFDGGEEVKDAISIEEIRELQPGIIISPRMHGGGDYISSECYNWVKSITSKPTQIWEHCDVWSSHPAGIWGYTHKTEAYRPTSWMLSLLSRVRAWGGNLLLNIGPRPDGTLPDDLFVRFDEIKEWMSVHRQAIFDVDSDDYQLYSSVPVTKRGDTWYLHLLPEHTGPVTLEGISRPASVRLLRNAQDLSFEWNDSDNRFTLNLPASWNGETLDIVEIRL, encoded by the coding sequence ATGACTAGTACAAAGGGAAATCATGGAAATGCCGTGCAAGACCAACATCAATTGATTGGTGCTGCAAGTTCGCAGATTGAGGGAACATACGCGAGCAATTCCCATTCAGGCGCACAATGGTTCAAAGACGCGGGGCTTGGACTGTTTATCCATTGGGGAATATCCAGTGTTCACGGAGATAGCGACCTCTCTTGGGGGATGATAGCAGATACGCCCTGGGATTCAAATCCACATAGAGTGAAACCCAGTGATTACTTCAAATTAGCAGAGCAGTTCCAGCCGGACAGCTACGATCCTGATCTTTGGCTGAAGCCTGCTGCCGACGCCGGATTTACTTACGCCGTGCTTACAACACGCCATCATGACGGATATGCTATGTGGCCGAGCCGATTCGGCGAGTATGGTACTCGAACGCACATGAACAGTCGCGATTTGGTCCGTCCGTTCGTCGAATCTTGCCGGCGCAACAACCTGAAGGTTGGGCTCTATTATTCTCCGCCTGATTGGTATTACAACAGGGAGTACATGTCTTTTGGATACAAACACAGGAAAGGTGAAGGTCCAGCGTTGGGACTTGAGCACGAACCTATTGAGCTGCCAGCCAAACCAGATGGCTGGGACGAGCAATTTCAGCAGTATGTCCGCGGACAAATTATCGAGTTGCTCACGGAATACGGGCAAGTTGATATTATCTGGTTCGATGGTGGAGAAGAAGTGAAGGATGCAATTTCCATTGAAGAGATCCGCGAGCTTCAGCCGGGGATCATCATTAGTCCGAGAATGCATGGCGGCGGCGATTATATTTCATCCGAGTGTTACAACTGGGTCAAAAGCATTACCTCGAAACCTACCCAAATCTGGGAGCATTGCGATGTCTGGAGTAGTCATCCAGCAGGAATCTGGGGGTATACGCATAAGACAGAGGCTTATAGACCAACGTCTTGGATGCTGTCCCTTCTATCCCGTGTCCGAGCATGGGGAGGCAACCTGTTACTTAACATAGGCCCGAGACCTGACGGGACGTTGCCAGATGACTTGTTCGTACGCTTCGATGAAATTAAAGAATGGATGAGTGTACACCGTCAGGCCATCTTCGACGTGGATAGTGATGATTATCAATTATACAGCAGCGTTCCCGTTACGAAGCGTGGCGATACCTGGTACCTGCATCTATTACCTGAGCATACGGGTCCTGTTACGTTGGAGGGCATTTCCAGACCGGCTTCAGTTCGACTGCTTCGCAATGCGCAAGATCTGAGTTTTGAATGGAACGACTCAGACAACAGATTCACTCTCAACCTACCAGCATCATGGAATGGGGAGACGTTGGACATCGTGGAGATTCGGTTATAG
- a CDS encoding ABC transporter substrate-binding protein yields the protein MKSFKTVFSKTIILSMTTALILTACGKTSTPSASTSAAPSAAATADTSKPVTLKFVTMGPGKQADSQEVYDEFNKRLATLLPNTKVEFVPLTQAEYADKWKLMAASSEEIDIAWTGFVLDYLGEVNKGSYVAIDELVNKYAPDIKKEIPSWVLDRARVNGKLYAIPNYQQAVDARPTLRVPKEFVDKGYIDPKAAQDTFYKTGPVSKESLAVIGDYLEKLKQNNQLRKGFSPNVLTTMQHHNLLISAAQPFKLVGDLKDPKSLKVVNWYDTPEEQNFIKTMTDWYAKGYIRKDMLSLQNQRQDEGKPDGNVGWFHTIVGSVEDASAAESKRYGFPIQFIPMEEKYVISGLTDSTNLAITRTSKNPERAMQLINLLDTAKGKDLYNLLVWGIEGKHYKKTGDNKIETIGYSGQGTADAKYGTFAYAMGNTGNAYETQANIPNFVKTWQDMNSGATVSPLLGFKPNLDPIKTELAQIAAVVKEYAGTTAQLVLESGAVADSDKKYAEFISKMKAAGSDKVVAELQKQVDEFLKTKK from the coding sequence ATGAAATCGTTTAAAACGGTGTTTAGCAAGACGATTATTCTTAGCATGACAACAGCTTTAATCTTAACCGCGTGCGGTAAAACAAGCACGCCTTCGGCTTCTACTAGTGCAGCACCAAGCGCTGCAGCAACAGCAGACACATCTAAACCAGTTACACTGAAGTTTGTAACAATGGGGCCTGGTAAGCAAGCAGATTCGCAAGAGGTTTATGATGAGTTTAACAAGAGATTGGCAACATTACTGCCAAATACGAAGGTAGAATTCGTACCACTAACGCAAGCAGAATACGCTGATAAATGGAAGCTTATGGCAGCATCTTCTGAGGAGATTGACATTGCATGGACAGGATTTGTATTGGATTATCTAGGTGAAGTCAACAAAGGCTCCTATGTGGCTATTGATGAACTGGTTAATAAATATGCACCGGATATTAAGAAAGAAATTCCATCTTGGGTGTTGGATCGCGCTCGTGTGAACGGCAAATTGTATGCGATTCCAAATTATCAACAAGCCGTAGATGCCCGTCCAACGTTGCGTGTACCGAAAGAGTTTGTTGATAAAGGATACATCGATCCGAAGGCAGCACAGGATACATTCTATAAAACAGGCCCTGTATCCAAGGAGTCTCTCGCTGTCATCGGAGACTACCTGGAGAAATTGAAGCAGAACAATCAATTGCGCAAAGGGTTTAGCCCGAACGTACTTACAACAATGCAGCATCATAATTTGTTAATTTCAGCGGCACAACCGTTCAAATTAGTAGGTGATTTGAAAGATCCGAAAAGCTTAAAGGTTGTCAATTGGTATGACACACCGGAAGAGCAGAATTTTATCAAAACGATGACGGATTGGTATGCGAAAGGTTACATTCGTAAAGATATGTTAAGCTTGCAAAATCAACGTCAAGACGAAGGAAAGCCAGACGGAAACGTTGGTTGGTTCCATACGATCGTTGGTAGTGTTGAGGATGCTTCAGCGGCGGAATCCAAAAGATATGGTTTCCCAATTCAGTTCATCCCGATGGAAGAGAAGTACGTAATCTCCGGCTTGACCGATTCCACGAACCTAGCGATTACAAGAACATCTAAAAACCCTGAGCGCGCAATGCAGCTTATTAACTTGTTAGATACAGCTAAGGGTAAAGATCTTTACAACCTTCTCGTATGGGGTATTGAAGGCAAGCACTATAAGAAAACGGGCGACAACAAAATTGAAACGATTGGTTACTCCGGCCAAGGAACTGCAGATGCCAAATATGGCACATTTGCCTATGCAATGGGTAACACAGGCAATGCTTATGAAACGCAAGCGAACATCCCTAACTTTGTGAAAACTTGGCAGGACATGAACAGCGGCGCAACGGTTTCACCATTACTTGGTTTTAAACCTAATCTTGATCCAATTAAAACAGAACTGGCACAAATTGCGGCAGTTGTTAAAGAATATGCTGGGACTACTGCACAGCTTGTCCTAGAATCAGGAGCAGTTGCTGACTCTGATAAGAAATATGCAGAATTCATTAGCAAAATGAAAGCTGCAGGTTCTGACAAAGTAGTAGCTGAGTTACAAAAGCAAGTTGATGAGTTCTTGAAAACTAAGAAATAA
- a CDS encoding carbohydrate ABC transporter permease gives MPKSLSTNIGNTLIHVFLILLSLAFIIPFLLVISVSFSNEDSLLQYGYKLIPVQFDLAAYKLIFGKPQQILFAYLTTSVQAVGGMICGLFVMSTCAYALSRRSFKLRRPITLFIFFTMLFGGGLIPSYILITQYLHLNNTIFVYILPTLANAFYIIILRTFFQGLPDALVESAKMDGASEFRVYWQIILPLAKPALATIALFVLLDKWNDWFTSLIYIRNEKLYTLQFLLQRILLEIDFLKNSMTYNLTMENVNLYKLPSESIRFAMAIVAAGPLLMVFPFFQKYFSKGLTVGAVKG, from the coding sequence ATGCCAAAGTCGTTATCTACTAATATCGGCAATACGTTGATTCATGTGTTCTTGATTCTATTAAGTTTAGCGTTTATCATACCATTTCTTCTGGTTATTTCCGTCTCATTCTCCAATGAGGATTCGTTATTGCAATATGGATATAAATTAATCCCTGTTCAGTTCGATCTGGCGGCATATAAGCTCATTTTCGGTAAGCCCCAGCAAATCTTGTTTGCTTATCTAACGACTTCTGTTCAGGCGGTAGGCGGCATGATTTGTGGATTGTTCGTGATGTCCACTTGCGCATATGCGTTATCTAGAAGAAGTTTTAAACTTCGCAGACCAATTACTTTGTTTATTTTCTTCACAATGCTATTCGGTGGAGGACTTATTCCAAGCTATATTCTCATTACGCAGTATCTTCATCTCAATAATACAATCTTTGTGTATATTTTACCGACGCTAGCCAATGCTTTCTATATCATTATTTTACGCACATTCTTTCAAGGATTGCCTGATGCTCTTGTTGAATCGGCCAAAATGGACGGTGCTAGTGAATTTCGAGTCTATTGGCAAATTATTCTCCCACTGGCTAAACCAGCTCTTGCAACCATTGCATTGTTTGTACTGCTGGACAAATGGAATGATTGGTTTACATCCTTGATTTATATTCGTAATGAGAAACTCTATACCTTGCAATTCCTGTTACAACGAATCTTGTTGGAAATAGATTTCCTCAAAAATTCCATGACTTATAACTTGACGATGGAAAATGTAAATCTGTATAAATTGCCATCAGAATCCATCCGATTTGCTATGGCGATCGTTGCGGCTGGACCTCTTCTTATGGTGTTTCCATTCTTCCAGAAATATTTCTCTAAAGGACTTACGGTTGGTGCAGTAAAAGGATAA